In the genome of Aedes aegypti strain LVP_AGWG chromosome 2, AaegL5.0 Primary Assembly, whole genome shotgun sequence, the window GTTTTTCGAACCAGATTTCACTGCAAGAAGACcgttttaattaaaaatagacTTTAAAGactttccattgaaaataaatacttttGAATTGGACAATACATTACAATTTCTCTATAATGAGACCTGCTACCAGTTAAGAGTAGAATGTCATAATCTACTCGATCAAATTCTGCTTTTATATCGATATAGAACAGGGCTGACCAACTTGAAGTTAGAACAGATCATGTCCAATTATCTCACTCTTCTGAGAACCGTTAAACTGGAATTTTTATAAGGAACagttccttcaaaaaaatttaacttttagttGTAGTTTTGAAGTTCATAGTGAGAAAGTTCATATTTCATTTCTTGATAGAATAATAAACTGAATATTTGTCAAACCCCTATGAAAGTTGTAGGTCAAATTGATCAAAAATCGCTTGATTCTCACAAAAACCTCGCTTGATTCTCACAAAATGCCGGGCGTTAATTATGCACAATTCTGAAAAGGATTCAAGCAAAACCCAAGATTAGATAATGTTAGGGCGATTTCTCAAAACTTTGGGCAAGATTTTCACGAGTGTTGAGCAGGAACCCTACATAATATTTAGCAGTATGCTCTATAGAATAAAACACTGAATCTTTAGAATAATTATCTCTCCACAAATAATAAAGGGTATTTGGACTCCAATAAAATTCTGGGCAGTGTTAGTAGAAAATACTGGACaggaatttcaaagattcttcaacagtataacaaaataaatcttGTTAAGAATCTGACATAATGCTATGCACAATTTTTACGAAATCCTGCGAACGATTCTTTTTTAATACTAggcaaaattcttgcaaaatcttgtgctgcctctcagtggttATAAATCGTTCGTTTGATTTGTCGTCCGTTGTATCGTAATAGACACAACGGTAGAAAGACGTCCTGACCGAAACAACATATTTAGAATatattgataaattttcaaagaaagtgagcataatgattgattgatcCCGTGCGGCTCtcatagaggctgttagctttaatactaaataacgttgctaAAAAGCACACAAAATATCCAACAGACCAATGGAGaggggtctaccccgtttggcataatgtcgtttggcatacagtcgtttgacataatagctgtttggcataatgccatttggcataacggtcgtttggcataattgtgaagaacattgaatttgatcaaattccttccATTAAGCAAATGGATGTGGGTAAACTGCTCACGATCGTACATTCCGTGGTCAGTTATTGATAGGACATACTTCTAATCAGGCATGGGAAAAGTCATTCATTCACGTTCTTCTTTATGAATCCGTTCGGTGCGTTGTCAGGCTCCAACTGTTCATTCGCGGTCGCATGATTCCTCTCCCAATGGAACACTACGACTCTAAATACAGATGAACTACCGAAAGAATGAGCACAGCGAATGACTAACGCAAAAAGAAATGAAACAAAGCGATCCTAGTTCACGTGTTTGTTTTGGATCGCAGGATTGTCGCTCAAACATTCACAAGTGATTCAATTCTTGGTTCGCAACTGAATGCGAAATTGCATTCATTCTTTCGatccatagcattgctgtttgATCCCGCAAGTAGTGCAGCTGATGATGCGTTATTTACATAGGTAGCAGAGATGGTCGGGTTCGAGTTTGAAAAATGTATTTCGTTCAGTTTTGGGTGCGGGTCGGCTTTAAAAGgctaaaaaataaatatcgggTAATGTTCGAATTTGGACTTGAAAAATATCGGATTGGGGTCGGGTTTGGTAAACATAAAAAACAGATCTACCTACAATCGGATTGCGTCCTCATCAGAAACAACGAAAGAAtagactattttttcaaaatcgatttttattaGGCTGTTTCTTCCAAAACCAAATCGGTTTGAGGTTGTTTAAACACTGGCATATTTTCGGTTTCGggtcagggtggccaccaaatatccattttgtcccgctttttcccggttttcccggtacagtcgccaaaattttcccggtttttgatttagctaattgaaaatatttcaactcaatttctcatcattttattttttcttcatgaaaattAAGAGTTTTCCAAAGCAAACAACACACTTAGAATGAAACAAAAATCCGTGCCATAtgattcaacagatttttccgTGGAACAACAGTGGTTTCAACATAACTGTCAAAAATCCACAGAAAATTCGGTGGAagctaaaattttacaaaagtcTGTGAAAAATTAACACAAAGCTCGATAAAAATCAATCTTTTTACCATATGCCGAAATTTACCCTGAAAATCTGTGCAATCATTAGGCGTGGCCGGCGTTTTTTCATTTTCTAATGGCGAACTTCGCTagagtttatatttttgtatattaATATACATATACTGGacttgaaaaacaaaatgaaacgccagtattttttaataacaaattatttatGGAATTCCGTTCGATCagtgtaaaaaaaagttaaaattccaaatagctTCCGTTATTGAAAGTTTTCATTTCAATCATCACATTTCTAATTTTTTTCTCGCTGTTCAGAAAAAGTGATCACCGGCAATTCGTAAAATATCATCGAACTATTCAATGCTTTTGACAGCTGATTTGTTTCCAGCTTCACGGATCgatcggtgaaataaaacatcaatattCGGTAAAATTGCACAGAAATTTGTGATTTATTCTAAGTGTAAATAAGTAGAAataaaatcgttaaaaaaaattaagcataCATTGGAATGTATTATTCATATACAACGATTTTTTACAACTTCTGGTTTGTAGATTGATAGCTCCAAAATGTTCGTTCAACACGATTTTCCCGGTAgtcatctcaaattcccggttttcccgtctttttcccggtggaaTCAAATTCctgtctttttcccgcttttcccggttcggtggccaccatGGGGTATGGTCTGGGTTTGGTAATCAATTATAGTCTcggatttgaaaaaataaaataggccGGGTtcaatttgataaaatataaaacCCGACAATCTCGAATAgatagcaaaaaatatgtttaccgGTAGTCGGGGCTTCTTTCGATATTactttaaatttttcaacattgtAAATTTGCAGCTCTAAAAATTTTGGTAGGATTTTAATAATTCTTGCATGTTTcaaagttgtatatgtacgtagcAAATTTGCAAGAGTATGAAGCAAATCCATCAAGCAATAAAAATGTTGCATTAAtagcgaaaaaaaatgtgtctttCAAGacaaaaaggggctactttgaacacttttagaaatcaatattgatttgataatcgtaaataatgatttttttttcatgaatcttTAACGGAATCTTTAAATTATCGTccattgtgatatttttgtacGTTTTTTCTATTGATAAACATAGTTTGGAAAACTGTTAAGCTCAAACATTTTACAGATATATAAAACTTTACAGTAGAACgtgcttttaatatttttttttttttttaatattttaccgTACAACGGGAtgactttgataatgcgagtaaccttgatagtgcgggacccaTCACATTCAAAACGATAATATCTGTTAATcaattaagcaaaacgaatgcaaaagcaaagaatattagtatgacacttcatggcagagctattttcatttgaatcgagaacatttgagacttaatatacgaatattaaaaattgatacaaCTATAGAAATTTCGAAACGTTTACGAATAAcatgttctacgatcactatttgatgtagttttgattagTTTATCAGTTTGACAGCCTAGATATAATAGAATTTGAATATGGTGTCAAATCTCCTAGCGAGAACCATTTCAACAAACTgtgaccatttttgaaaatctaagtcagaaatttccatataacgataaacgcctagaggtaagcaatgccctataaatgttcgtaattcattcaattttatttgatacatgctccattatcaaagttacccctaaacagaaaaccgacttccgatcatatgaaaaattatatatcaattcaaaataaatctttcaggaatctatagctaggatgccagtacttgttttaaaaataaaaattgaaaatctttgaaacaacatgcataaatattcaaattattttttttttaaactataaaTGTTATTCCGTTTCACGATATGATATTGCTAGTTTACCTTTTTTTAATGGAACtgtcagttacgaatgcttcaTTGTTTAAGTTGATATAAGCGAATGATGTAACTTCCAACTACTGCGATgatctaaaaattcaaaaacattcgTTCTGGTGTCATATGAATGCTATGAAGAAGTACAATCaactctcctttactcgatattgaagggaccatcgagttagggaggtatcgagttatagaacacaaaaccagtgcaaatgcaatccaagggaccatcgagttagccatgaaaaccaacttttactatggttctctaactcgatatcgagatacggaatatcgagtcgggagagttaactgtatcacATTAATTCTTGTAACTAAAACTGATTTTTATTTCAAGTGTATTTCTATTGAGTATAAGAATAATTTTTCGAACGATCGCAAACAAACAACATTTTCACTTTGTAAGAAGCTTTATGGTTGTGAATGTTTTTTCGGGctttattgaataattttttttaacattttattgTTGAAGTTGTTCCAACAAATATTCATGACTGATTGTAGAGCATATGTTGGTTGTTAAAAGTGCCAAAGGCACAACATGTATGTTGCAAATAAAACCAAAACTGTCCCtagaatcaaaagtagccccgtctggCGGTATTGTTCAGATGTTTAAGATTCATTATTTACAAAAACTTATGTTATATTCGAAAAGAATGCTGATGTGTAAAAATATGATCGATGATGGTAACACACTTTCATATCGCGACTGCATTTAAAATCCGGAATAAACGATAAAAACGCATAAATCAATTTTCCTGCGTTAAACCTAACGCCCGGCATAGAGTGCTAGACTGCGAAGCTGGGTGTACTACAAAGCTCACCCTGTTCGATCTAGCTCCGATACATGGGTTTCAAGAAAGCCCGTTTTTCGCGAGCCAAAATTATttgcttattttgtttttccttTTGTTATTTTCGAACCCCTGCTTGATAATTTCATAACGCTCATTCAAGAATACACTACTTCGTTTAGCAAATTTTTTCTTAGATTTAAACAACATAACTTTCTTTCGTCTGCCAagccaatatttttttgttgtagAAGTATATATTATCAGTTGTGTAAATTGCTTACGAAACTTTGACCCTTCTTGTAACAGAAGTAACGAAAAATTCACCCACTTCatacgttacgtaatttgtgtacAATGCCTTGTTAATTGTCCATCCCCATCCAGTAACTAGAAGCTGGACATATTCCATACGAAGAgttgtttttattcatattgTTTGCATCGGTCAGATGCCAGCACAAAGCGCGACCAACAAACGTTCGAGGCAAACAATCCTACAAACATTCCCGAAAGAATCACGGAGAATGAAAGATTGCATTCACTTGCGATTGTGTTGAGATACATTCGCAGCGCGACTCATATTGATGCGAATGAATCAACAAATGAACACACACATCAGAGAGTGTTGGTTAATTTTTCTTGCCTGCATTTTATCTCTCTCTTCGGGATGAACGCGCGACACTTTCTATGTAGCGTTGCTGTGACCGGGCTTCACAGGGTAACACACATTGGCTCAGGAGTGCAAAATGAATGTAACGTGAAACGATTTTCCCATGCCTGCTTCTAATattcatttttcaaggaaaccaatATCCAATAAAACTCTTTTGGAATTGCATCATACATTGTATCCAACGCCTAAGTTATTTcatgtcatttgaaaaaaaaggaacATGGTATTTTATGACGCATCTTATGGTCCCGCATATTACTGTACTACTGCAGTATcttcctttttcaaattatgccaaacaactgttatgccaaacgactttatgcaaaatgcttttatgccaaacggggtagacccaaCGGAGAGAGCTCCGATTGacggaaagcttcttctgactggaaaggcacaatagaacacattttcctatggattgatgaaacaaaattttttttttttgaaaactgtttGATACAGACgaaagttttttcgctatttttccgacaattttctccatggtgaaaaattttccggaaaatatttttctttgtatatttttaatagattgctgaggaaatttcGATTTCACTGAaagacttttgttctacgatgcatagtttaTATATGcatttttaaagtttgaggtGTTTaggaaaatcgtgaaaattcatgttgaattttccgggaaaataggccactatattttttttgaatttcacttttgagcATATATACACGAGCTCTACCTTTGGTGAAAATGTcatacaaatcggagaacctccggcccaaacctgttcgataatttaaaaaaaaatgcccacTTCTCAAATCAAATCCTGCCCCcttgaaaccttttttttttttttttcaacagtcAAGTTAACACGTTGCAATTACCTGGTAGGTGCTCAAACTCGCCAGCAAGTGGGAGCACGCGTGGAACGTCGGAATGTTCTTCGCCGTGTGGGTCTTCAGATAAGGCACAATGTTGTACATGACTCCGGTCACCACCGTGGTTACCTTGTCCTTCTCCTGCGAGCTGAACACCACGTCCAGAAGCGGGGCCAAGATGCTGGCCAGAATCTGCGAGAAAAAAAGCAAGTCACTCCCCGAAAACGCAACGGATTCACCTCGAAGTACTCACCGATTGCGCCTGGATGGAGTAGTGCTGATTGGAGGGCATCAACAGACCGTCCTTGGTGCTCTCGATCGAGCTGAACTCCTCCTTCACCGAAAGGTTCCTCCGCAGCCAGGTGGTTTGCTCCAGGCATGATCCCGCAACATTGGAGATGGCCTCCACCAGTCGCGATGTGACGTCGTGCAGATCACGTAGATCCTTCTTGTCCGTGAATGGAATCACCGAACATCGCTGGACAAACTCGTTCAAAATGGATAGGGCGACAAACTGGGCCGGAATTTGCAACGAAAGACAGTCTTTCAGCAGAGCGTACAGCGAACTCCAGCAGTCGTTGAACTGAGTTTGAGCGACGCTTTTCAGGTAGAAGAATAGCAACTCCAGGGCGCTGACTTCGATGTTGAACCCGACCGGTGGCTGGTAGATTTGCGGAGGGGACTTGATGACTTGGTGCATGGTTTGAATGAACGAATCGACCGACATGATCCGAATGCCGGAGATGAGTTTGACGAGCAGAAGTTGGTTTTCGTTCGCCTGGGGCAGTGCTTTGGCCATGACTTCGAAGAAATCGATGCCTTCGGCGCTACCGTCAGCCGAGGTGCTATCTACTGTGATCGCAGTGCTGAAAATGTCGGTGCAGCGTTCGTACCAGGCAACGGAAATGGCGGTGAGAAAGTTGGTGCCGTAGTGCAGTGAGATTGGGCTAAGAAATTCTAGCAGCTGGTGCTTGACGTGTCGGAACTCGCTAATGCTGGTTTCCCAGAGAGTGGCAATAGTGATGATGATACGGGGCAGGTGACTAAGGATTGCTGTTTTGGCTACTTCTTGGTGACTATTTTTGGCTTGGTTAACGTTCAGAAGGGAGGAAGAGAGGAACACGTTTACGATACTGTTGATGATTTGACCGGAGTTGGTAGCAGGGGACGTAAGACTGCTCGAAGCACTGAACACGTTTGCTAGGGATATTTGTTGGGAGCTGTCGAGGAGGCAGTAGTGGGATAATACTGTGATAGCTTCCAGCTGGGAAACGATATAGTCGGTACACTGGTTGTTAATTCGGTCCCGTTTGGTGATTCGGTCCAAATTGGCACACAGCTGGTGGATAatgctgatgacgatgttgGTCAGGTTGTTCAACGGCAGGCAGGTAAGACAGGAGGTTATCATGTCGGTCCAGTTTTTGTGAATGTGTTTCAGCTTTTCTGAATGCAGCGCCGATAAGACCGCCGATAGGAACATCGGCTGCTGGCTAACTAGCTGATTGGGAATGTACTTGTAGATGCGTTTATTCTCAGGGGCGGGTCGCGTTGGAGAATTACTCGAAAGAACGTTCTTGATGCCCTCGTTGAAACGTTCATCGTTTCGCTGGATCATAATTTCATGTTCTAACTTGATAACCGCTAGTAGCAGGTTAAGTAATTCGATCTGATAAGCTTCTGCGTAGAGGCGAGAACTTTCCGGATCGTTATAAGCTAGGATTTCATCCGAATAAGTGTAGCACTGTGGCGACGTGAAGTAATTGACGGAAGATGTCAGACAGTACAGCAAAATTTTCTGCACCTTGCACTTCTCCATCAGATCCGCGATGTAGTTCGCCAAGTTTTTTCCTACGTCCTTGACTATCGTTAAGAGCTCGCTAAAGATTTTATTCATCAGCTCAATGCATTCGAGCTGAATCTTGGAATTCCCATTCAGATCGTCTTTCGAGGGTTGAGCCTTCTGCTCTTCGTCCTTTTGATAATAGCTTCGAGTGTAATAAAGTAAAATAGTGACAATCACTTCCAGATACATACAGCCTCTGTATATGCTTTGATACTCGGCATCGTCATGCCCATCTGTGAATCCTTTCCCGAAAACGTTCCTTCTATGTCGCACCAGCAACGTTCGAATCTGGCTACTCGAAACCGAAGTCGTCACCGAAAGACACAAAAAGAACCGGCTATCATTCGCTAAAATATTCTTCAACGTCTCCAAAGTGTACAAAATCTGTTTAGTATTGAATATCGATTCGTAGATCAAGAAGTGCGTATGAAACGGATATAGCTTGGACAAGTTCCTCCAATTTTTACGCCGACCGAACCCAAACAGCTCTCCGTCTCTACCTTTTGCGCCATCCTTGCTGTTGCTACTGCTACGTTGCGAATCGCCCCCGAAAACGCTTCCACTCGAGGGCGTCTCTGAAGCAGTTACCGTGGGATCTCCAGGACCAGTGCCGAAAACAATTTCCGCATCGTTTCCCGTTGCCGTGACGGAGGATGCATTCGACGTAAATGAGTAGTTCAAACCTCGCTCGGAAATCGACGACACGAAGCCTTCATCATCCGTCGCCATCGCGCCCAAACCGCTAGAAGAGATAAGATAGGTTTTCCTGTTCTTAAACCGATCGCCCGATACGCTCACAAAGTCCTTAATTGGACCGTCTTCTACGTACCGCTTGATCGTTTCAGTATCGTAGAATCCCGTTGCCGTCGTAGACCGGCTGTAACTTCCCTCGCTCAAACGGCCTTTCTTTCGCTCAAAATCTCCGTCGCTCGCTTCGTCAATATCCGATGTGGACCTGTGGAATTCCTTCTTATCTATCCCGTTGGTAAGGGACCCCGTCTCCACCGTACTTTGCTCGCAATCAATCAAACCCATCGAATTGGATCTGTTGCGTAACGCTTTGGGACTCTTTCCATTCAGCTCCGTTTCCAGCGGGTTTATAATTACCGACATCTTCGTGAAATTGTTGTCGTCAGCCGACACCGTTGAAGCGACTTCTTTCGAACTGTCATTGGTTATGTAATTCGACACTTGACTACTGTTGGACTTCGACCCAATTGACACTCCAAATATCTTCTTCTGAATGGTCCGAATTGGGCTACGTTTTTTGCTCAAAACGTTATCCATATGGTAACGGATGCAGCCATCTTCGGAGCTAACAGCAAAGCATTCTTTGTCCAGAAACGAATCTCCATCCGCTACCAGATCTTTTTCCCATTCACTTCCGGTATCGTTATCCTGCTTGTATCGTTTCGTGTAGATGATACTCATCCGCTTGGTGCTTTCATTCAGCAGGATCTTCAACAGAGGCTTCAGAATTCGTCCCATATCGCCTCGAACTAGCGCTTCCTGTTGCCATTTGGACACGGCCACCTGAATCGACAAATTGCTCGGCAGAGTCAAGACATCCAAGATGAGGAACATCAACTTCTCGAACTCTCTTCCATGATGCGTATCGCGACCGAGTTTCCACAAAAGTTGAAAGCGTCGAAAGCCAGCCGGGTCGATTTTGAGCTCCGTACTCGATAACGTCGGAATGGACCAATACACGTGCAGATCGCGGCTATGCATCGCATTATTTTCCCTCTGAGGTACGACCAACTTGCTGATGATAACATCCTCGGTGAATTTTGGATCCAGACAGCTGTGGATTCGGTACAGCAGAACACTGATGTTTCGCGCTTCAGGTCGCCCCGTTTCCAAGTGGTTCCATAACATCGTCGTCAGCACTTGGAACACCTTGGTCTTCTTCTCCAGGAAGAGCACGTGGGACAACTTTAGCAAAGGCATCATCATCACAAACGTGGTACCGTAACTTGATTTGGGCTTTCGATCATTCGTCCTCAACAAACTGATCATATCGATCAGGGTCTGTGCGGCCGAAAGTTGCGTATCCAAATCCCCAATGAACGCAGCCAGGATAGTCAGTGCCTTCAACCAGCCAGGTATATTATCACATTTTTCGTTCACTCCGCTATCGCTTCCGTAACTGGGGAAAGACGACATCTCCGTCAGCACATTGCAGGCCAATTTCAGTGCACTCTTCAGCGATTCCGATATCCTCACATTGATCAATCGTTTCAACTTCTCATTACATGCCAAAAGAGAGTCGATTTCGAACGAGCTCCGCTCCGGAACGCCTTCTGTTGTGTTCCACCGTTCAAAAAACTCATCATCTTGCTCTCGCTCTATCGTCTTCGCCAAAATTGCCTTCAACTTCTTGCTATCTGACACGCCCACAATTTTCAACGCCTGGAAGGTATCCTCCAATTCCGGAAGAAGAGCA includes:
- the LOC5571281 gene encoding protein dopey-1 homolog isoform X4, yielding MDTATGSGLMEEYDLMKQSKYRVYMSNIDKALKNFEYSSEWADLISALGKLNKVISSNSQYQIIPRRIKISKRLAQCMHPALPSGVHLKALESYDVIFSNIGVDRLASELFIYSAGLFPLLGYSAMNVRPTLLSIYEKYFVPLGEKLRPALSGFLSGVFPGLESGQDHFERTSSLLDKVCAAVKPECFYTCLWECIVTNASVRLPAISYVLEHFDKKRTCSEQKELMGGSVELLVTGLCSCLNDAVILVQRNTLEFLLLAFPLHAMILSQRDVTKLVKTALNTILRRDMSLNRRLYSWLLGADTSLGKHLEDIGHDGETSDPNAYFESHSKQVLISAYKLILKASITSNPPDLSPYRILISLLDKAEIGQRILDDVLCDIIRTISLCIGNLEVQKNANVLFSTFDPSYIWNYMTTLYRDGAMKKPPGRSSSAGGSGASNAPNCTNIKEHIRIDSGPPGTVEVCYLTEFLLETLSLEIYNETTRVYLPKFLLSLIRMLTVYSENMNSNEVAASLRLCVKIVSKVQPMIMSEKVLDLSISTRSNSVTPEGQEAKETVSLEKSNSDSKIHESSLLVADSSFTRSSSSQGLNKKGKYNKKSKKSKSYTKLSELDQNPPGSKSTANVSVISNGAEGRSHTPIATASSTPNLKNEDGTGGESSQEERHSLNSDKDDVHSDIVIKVPTQIAPAQLPDCPILEKCIKQYVLFYELYVCRQIFDGSNVESMGSSTSSSEQVSLQDNLFINPSDSKCLLNDDVYVINALLPELEDTFQALKIVGVSDSKKLKAILAKTIEREQDDEFFERWNTTEGVPERSSFEIDSLLACNEKLKRLINVRISESLKSALKLACNVLTEMSSFPSYGSDSGVNEKCDNIPGWLKALTILAAFIGDLDTQLSAAQTLIDMISLLRTNDRKPKSSYGTTFVMMMPLLKLSHVLFLEKKTKVFQVLTTMLWNHLETGRPEARNISVLLYRIHSCLDPKFTEDVIISKLVVPQRENNAMHSRDLHVYWSIPTLSSTELKIDPAGFRRFQLLWKLGRDTHHGREFEKLMFLILDVLTLPSNLSIQVAVSKWQQEALVRGDMGRILKPLLKILLNESTKRMSIIYTKRYKQDNDTGSEWEKDLVADGDSFLDKECFAVSSEDGCIRYHMDNVLSKKRSPIRTIQKKIFGVSIGSKSNSSQVSNYITNDSSKEVASTVSADDNNFTKMSVIINPLETELNGKSPKALRNRSNSMGLIDCEQSTVETGSLTNGIDKKEFHRSTSDIDEASDGDFERKKGRLSEGSYSRSTTATGFYDTETIKRYVEDGPIKDFVSVSGDRFKNRKTYLISSSGLGAMATDDEGFVSSISERGLNYSFTSNASSVTATGNDAEIVFGTGPGDPTVTASETPSSGSVFGGDSQRSSSNSKDGAKGRDGELFGFGRRKNWRNLSKLYPFHTHFLIYESIFNTKQILYTLETLKNILANDSRFFLCLSVTTSVSSSQIRTLLVRHRRNVFGKGFTDGHDDAEYQSIYRGCMYLEVIVTILLYYTRSYYQKDEEQKAQPSKDDLNGNSKIQLECIELMNKIFSELLTIVKDVGKNLANYIADLMEKCKVQKILLYCLTSSVNYFTSPQCYTYSDEILAYNDPESSRLYAEAYQIELLNLLLAVIKLEHEIMIQRNDERFNEGIKNVLSSNSPTRPAPENKRIYKYIPNQLVSQQPMFLSAVLSALHSEKLKHIHKNWTDMITSCLTCLPLNNLTNIVISIIHQLCANLDRITKRDRINNQCTDYIVSQLEAITVLSHYCLLDSSQQISLANVFSASSSLTSPATNSGQIINSIVNVFLSSSLLNVNQAKNSHQEVAKTAILSHLPRIIITIATLWETSISEFRHVKHQLLEFLSPISLHYGTNFLTAISVAWYERCTDIFSTAITVDSTSADGSAEGIDFFEVMAKALPQANENQLLLVKLISGIRIMSVDSFIQTMHQVIKSPPQIYQPPVGFNIEVSALELLFFYLKSVAQTQFNDCWSSLYALLKDCLSLQIPAQFVALSILNEFVQRCSVIPFTDKKDLRDLHDVTSRLVEAISNVAGSCLEQTTWLRRNLSVKEEFSSIESTKDGLLMPSNQHYSIQAQSILASILAPLLDVVFSSQEKDKVTTVVTGVMYNIVPYLKTHTAKNIPTFHACSHLLASLSTYQYTRKAWRKDALDLLLDATFFQFDSRCLPYWKTILDSLMTCDNTTFRDLMNRLPLAQTGTLNIFTSKEQEYEQRALLLKRLAFVIFCSEVDQYHKYMPEIQEQLANSLRLPQVVPLIQSAVFLCFRVLLLRMSADNVTSLWPIIIAEMVQVFLSIEQELMTDTEEFRSQSSQHIRMLSGLDTAWVTNTNNGLYSYGHPHWRMVQLETAKLLELGCVLPATILPHFQMYRWAFVSSQNEHYMTPGSYDDAKSVAFIPHVTRISQLMDFRYTSHSPKPQSTKGSHIMLTCQSINTLQDLYSFFSTLSMRWPSHISYTADTEKDTKNCLDEVEKVLALDFLEKMPSAGK